TACTGGACAGAAATGGAGAACTTGCAGTATGCGGAAGAACTCGTGAGGGAGTTTCTCGTGTTCAGGGGTTTCACAAGTACGCTGCAAGCTTACGAGGTGGAATTGTCTACCGAGATTGGCAGGAACTTTGAAGTAGACAAGATACTAGACCTAGTGTTCTCAGTGTATATACCCAAGTACCAACTGGATAGACTGCTAAGCCTCTTTAGCTTCTTTAAGCAATGTTTCACTTCACCTACGGACACAGTGTATTACACGGCGCTCGTTAAACTGGAGCAATCAATATTGCGGTATTATGTCGTCAGTGCTTTGAAATCTGGAAGGCAAGACAAAGTCGTTGAATTCTTCAGCGCAAGTGGCAATTATCTGATGCAAAATCGTGAAGATTGGCTACCATGGTTTGGTGCGTTTTCCTTAGCTTTCTAATGCCCTGCTGCCCACGCTGTGTGTGCATTGTACTCATGCTTTGTCAATCTCAATAATACTATGCAGCTATACCATATATTAAAAACCCAGGCTTGGATCCTCAGTTCCGTATGTACTTCTCCAAAGAATGGTCAGATACCTTGGTTCTTTCATTTCGGAACTTTTTGAGCGGGATATTCAGTGGTACTCATATCCTTTTACAATATCTTATTTGTCCATAATAATGCAACCTCCTTATTTGAGTTATAATTTTATCATCATTCTTGTCAATCACCAAGCTATATGTTATGGTTTGCTTAGCCACTGTTTTATCCTTAAGTTTCCCACGAATCCCGGCTCTTATGAAGATTAGCACTGAAAAGAATACCATCAAATGCCTCAAGAGTGACATAAAACAACTGAATAGCAAATTGTCAGAGCTACAAGCGCTGTTAGAGGTGAAGGAAGATGAACTTTCTTCGTTGAAAAGGTAAACCTATGCTCTTTGGACTGCAATGTTACTGATCTATCTACGAATGCATGACCTTTGTAATCGTATATGGATTCGTCAGCTATTATCTGTTTGCATATTTACAGCTGTTTTAGAGATGGGATAGACTATGTTGATCTATTTCTTGTTAGTTTCCTTTACAATGAGGTTACCTAGCTTAATAATTTAGATGTTAGAGCATGAAGTAGAATGTGACTGATAGAGTTCATGCAAGTCTGAAGCACCATAGGAAGTCTGCTAAATATTTCTCAACTGAAAAATACAGGAATGGTAGCAGCGCTGAGTTCAGACACAAGAATTTACTCAAGACTACTACAGCTGGCTCCTCTCTTGAGGGACACAACATCTCAGGAGTCTACGAAGAATCCTCGACTTCAAGTAGAACTGGACAGGGCCTTGACTCACAGACTTCGAGTTCAGCGAAATCTTCTACAGGAGATGGCGAATTACATGGATCTTTTCAGATGAGCAATGCAGGTTGGCTCtttttactactccctccgattcatattaattgactccaatatggatgtatctagaactgaaatgtgtctagatacatccatattagagtcaattaatatgaaccggagggagtactttttttTCATGGCATATGTTTCTTGGGACTCCCTGGTTTTCTGATGGCATATGTATAAGTCTTCACTGTTTGGTTGTGAGATAACTAATGATCTAGGTCTTACCTTTTCTATCTTACTTTCACCAAATGTGGAACTCTCTTTTCCATCATACATTCCAATATTTACCATACATTGGATTACTTTTATGCATCACCGAACATACAACAACAAAGACTTTTGtcccaagcaagttggggtaggctagagatgAAACCCAACAAAAACCTGTGGCAACCAAAGAGAGAGAAAAAGCAAAGTACAGAAAAAGTAAATTAAGGTTCCAGCGCATGGATTACTGATTTCTATGCAATCCTATCAAGTGTCAGATCTATAGGTACATTCCAATCCTTCAAGTACCTTTTTACTGCCGCCTTGGTCGCTCCCTGCCTCTTAGCATTTTTGCCACCCCTTAGAATCCTACTATTCACTGATGCTTCAGGAGGCCTCCGCTGGATATGCCCAAACCACGTTAGTCGGTGTTGGGCAAGCGTCTCTTCAACCGCTGCAACACCTAGCCTAGCCCGTATTACTTCGTTCCTGATCCGATCCTTTCTTATATGGCCACACGTCCACCTTAGCATGCACATCTCTGTGACACTCATTGGTTGGATGTGGTGGGCCAAGATTCTGCTCCATATAGCATCACAGGTCTGGTTGCTGTCTTATAGAACATTTATAGCTTTGGAGGGATCTTCTTGTCAGAGAGGACACCAGATGCTTGCGGCCACTTATCCACCCTGCTTTGATTCTGTGGCTAATAGCCTCATCGATACCACTGTTGCATATTTACAAGATTATATTCGTCTTCTATATGAAACCTATATTATGTTTCTTCTCTTGCAGATAATGAGCAGGTTTTAGTGACAGAGGAAGACTTTCCTGAGGTGAAAGTAGGTTTTCAGGTAAGCTATCATTTATCCCTAGTATTCATCCATTTTCGTGGTTTCCTATATGACTAATTAAACCTGCTAACAGGAAACATTTTTAGGCCATAACAGTTCAATAAGTAGCTGTCGATTTTCTGCTTCTGGAACAAATATTGCTAGTTCATCGACTGATGGCACAGTGAGGTAAGTTTGCTATCTCAATTTGGATTTTGTTTGCCTAACTGAACTTTCTAGATTTTGATGCGTTGTTTTTTAAACTCTTAACAAGAATCT
This Lolium perenne isolate Kyuss_39 chromosome 1, Kyuss_2.0, whole genome shotgun sequence DNA region includes the following protein-coding sequences:
- the LOC127300127 gene encoding uncharacterized protein, which translates into the protein MENLQYAEELVREFLVFRGFTSTLQAYEVELSTEIGRNFEVDKILDLVFSVYIPKYQLDRLLSLFSFFKQCFTSPTDTVYYTALVKLEQSILRYYVVSALKSGRQDKVVEFFSASGNYLMQNREDWLPWFAIPYIKNPGLDPQFRMYFSKEWSDTLVLSFRNFLSGIFSGTRIPALMKISTEKNTIKCLKSDIKQLNSKLSELQALLEVKEDELSSLKRNGSSAEFRHKNLLKTTTAGSSLEGHNISGVYEESSTSSRTGQGLDSQTSSSAKSSTGDGELHGSFQMSNADNEQVLVTEEDFPEVKVGFQETFLGHNSSISSCRFSASGTNIASSSTDGTVRIWTYDSSTPSSKNATIYCGAEVSTLSWECRSDRLLLIGTANGGIKAWNADAKRVVCDLSTSKDFPSVLDLKCSPVDPVFVSAAASRRHGSTIFDRTGFASLTVWHMKTWKPLTVLPLGEDPPAITSVCFNHNGKILAASATDGMIHMFDMSAGLQITGWPAHDSPVSSVLFGPAETSIFSLGADGKIFEWSLHNQGQILWSRDCSRFCNPESFSKRMHEVALDSNGKRLLATSGLVRAPIYQVQGHESGLRTLPHSAPVTSVDWHPTLPIYVTGSADHSVRVTSIL